In Candidatus Woesearchaeota archaeon, a single genomic region encodes these proteins:
- a CDS encoding WYL domain-containing protein: MTKNESESLHLIPSELQIIYKLVKKYEEDTPNNDEEDYNSYDDEYETSIDKKQIKSILKKINHSLPKEAKDEIDKEFLRKKYHPYNNNIDSKVYTTLKKAFKQSKTVEIKYFNMENAEFKKRKLDVYYTSAKYTIGYCHLRKEIRKFRTSRISSAKLINSKYKISKSFDKNDY; the protein is encoded by the coding sequence ATGACAAAAAATGAATCAGAATCACTCCATCTGATTCCTTCTGAATTACAGATAATCTATAAACTCGTAAAAAAATACGAAGAAGACACACCTAATAATGATGAAGAGGATTATAACAGCTATGATGATGAATATGAGACGTCAATAGATAAAAAACAAATTAAGTCAATTCTAAAAAAGATTAACCACAGTCTGCCCAAAGAAGCTAAAGATGAAATTGATAAAGAATTTCTAAGAAAAAAATATCATCCATACAATAACAATATTGACTCAAAAGTCTATACTACACTCAAGAAAGCATTTAAGCAGTCTAAAACTGTAGAGATTAAGTATTTTAACATGGAAAATGCAGAATTTAAAAAAAGAAAACTCGATGTATACTATACCTCAGCAAAATACACTATAGGATATTGCCATCTGCGAAAGGAAATAAGAAAATTTAGGACAAGCAGAATATCTTCTGCAAAACTAATCAATTCAAAATATAAAATTTCAAAAAGCTTTGATAAAAATGACTACTGA
- a CDS encoding Bro-N domain-containing protein, whose amino-acid sequence MDTNKAIVVFQGKNIRRTWHNNGWWFSILDIISILTDSADPKQYVKKMRSRDPVLNANWGTICTPLELLAPDSKKRETNCVNTEGAFRIIQSIPSPKAEPFKLWLAKVGYDRVKEIENPELAQKRMKEIFKFKGYSEEWIEKRVRGIAIRDELTDEWKKRGVIADREFAILTAEISKATFGMTPTEYKKLKGLKNENLRDHMHDLELIFTMLGEASTTRIARNKNAKGFIENKDAAAEGGTVAGIARKELEQRSGEKIATSDNYLQESESQKKRRLKDDKK is encoded by the coding sequence ATGGACACAAATAAAGCTATCGTGGTCTTTCAGGGAAAGAACATAAGGAGAACTTGGCACAATAATGGGTGGTGGTTCTCTATCTTGGATATAATCTCAATTCTTACAGATAGTGCTGATCCTAAACAATATGTCAAAAAGATGCGCAGCCGTGATCCTGTTCTGAATGCGAACTGGGGTACAATTTGTACCCCACTTGAGCTTCTTGCTCCAGATAGCAAGAAAAGGGAAACAAACTGCGTAAACACTGAAGGAGCATTTAGGATTATCCAGTCTATTCCTTCTCCCAAAGCTGAACCATTTAAGCTGTGGCTAGCAAAAGTAGGTTATGACCGAGTTAAGGAAATAGAGAATCCTGAACTTGCTCAAAAGAGAATGAAGGAAATCTTCAAATTCAAAGGATATTCTGAAGAGTGGATTGAGAAAAGAGTCCGAGGCATTGCGATAAGGGATGAGTTGACTGATGAATGGAAGAAAAGAGGAGTTATAGCAGACAGAGAATTTGCCATTCTTACAGCCGAAATTTCGAAAGCAACATTTGGAATGACTCCAACTGAGTACAAGAAATTGAAAGGATTAAAAAATGAAAACCTTAGAGACCATATGCATGATTTAGAACTTATATTCACAATGCTTGGTGAGGCTTCAACTACGAGAATTGCAAGAAACAAGAATGCCAAAGGATTCATAGAAAATAAAGATGCTGCAGCTGAAGGCGGCACTGTTGCAGGCATAGCAAGAAAAGAACTTGAGCAAAGAAGTGGAGAGAAGATAGCAACATCCGACAACTATCTTCAAGAATCCGAGTCGCAAAAAAAGAGAAGGTTAAAGGATGACAAAAAATGA
- a CDS encoding aspartate--ammonia ligase yields MNSFPKKYKPKLNLRETEKAIKFVKDEFELSLSEMLNLERVSAPRFLETGTGLQDDLAGTQNPVRFETKFSKSPIEVVHSLAKWKRDALGRYGFQRGTGLYTDMDAIRKDEDISPIHSIYVDQWDWEKVIGPGDRHLIYLENTVQKIYAAMGYVNRILGEEFPVLKRDLPPKMTFVHSEDLANEFPNLTPHEREHELARKYGAAFLIGIGYPLDNGNPHDLRAADYDDWSSETSDGKYGLNGDIIVWDDVRETSLELSSMGIRVDSDSLSRQLQMHNLMDRLNLEFHKGIILNKLPLTIGGGIGQSRLCMYFLQKAHIGEVQSSVWPKKVKDDFNKQGVGLL; encoded by the coding sequence ATGAACTCATTTCCAAAAAAATATAAACCAAAATTAAATTTGCGTGAAACTGAAAAAGCAATAAAATTTGTTAAAGATGAATTTGAATTAAGTTTATCTGAAATGTTAAACTTAGAACGAGTTTCGGCTCCCCGGTTTCTCGAAACAGGAACGGGTTTACAGGATGACTTGGCAGGTACACAGAATCCCGTGAGGTTTGAAACCAAATTTTCGAAATCTCCCATTGAAGTTGTGCATAGTTTGGCTAAATGGAAACGTGATGCGCTTGGCAGGTACGGTTTTCAGCGGGGAACTGGGCTTTATACCGACATGGATGCAATAAGAAAAGATGAAGATATTAGCCCAATACATAGTATTTATGTTGATCAATGGGACTGGGAAAAAGTTATAGGGCCCGGAGACAGGCATTTAATATATTTAGAGAACACTGTACAAAAAATATATGCTGCGATGGGTTATGTTAACAGAATTCTCGGGGAAGAATTCCCTGTTCTTAAAAGAGACCTCCCTCCAAAAATGACTTTTGTTCATTCTGAAGATTTGGCAAATGAATTTCCTAACTTAACCCCGCATGAACGTGAACATGAACTTGCCCGAAAATATGGAGCGGCATTTTTAATAGGCATAGGCTATCCACTGGATAATGGCAACCCGCATGATTTACGCGCAGCTGATTACGACGATTGGTCTAGTGAAACATCTGACGGAAAATATGGATTAAACGGAGATATCATTGTATGGGATGATGTGCGTGAAACTTCACTTGAACTTTCTTCAATGGGTATCAGAGTTGACAGCGATTCATTGTCAAGACAATTACAAATGCATAACCTCATGGATCGTTTAAATCTTGAATTTCATAAAGGTATAATTTTAAACAAATTACCCTTAACAATTGGCGGCGGAATTGGACAATCACGCCTATGCATGTATTTCCTGCAGAAAGCCCACATCGGTGAAGTTCAATCAAGTGTTTGGCCAAAAAAAGTAAAAGATGATTTTAACAAACAAGGAGTTGGTTTACTTTAA
- a CDS encoding exosome complex exonuclease Rrp41, giving the protein MVYKREDGRKLTQTRDMEAKVGIIPNAIGSAMFRIGKTIAYATVYGPRELYPRFLQDPSKGILRCNYNMMPFASSGERSRPGPNRRAKEISLITEKALAPVIDLSKFPNAVVDVFVELPQCDAGSRCAGICAASMALADAGIAMKDLVAAVAVGRVEDQILVDLNYIEDSYEGGTDLPLAIIPSTGQITLLQMDGVMTKEQLKKAFDLATVTCKQIYEIQKAALKNKFGVQAQ; this is encoded by the coding sequence ATGGTTTACAAACGAGAAGACGGAAGAAAATTAACACAAACAAGAGACATGGAAGCTAAAGTGGGGATTATACCAAATGCAATAGGTTCTGCAATGTTTAGAATTGGAAAGACTATTGCTTATGCGACAGTATATGGTCCAAGAGAGCTTTATCCTCGATTTTTGCAGGACCCTTCAAAAGGGATTTTAAGATGTAATTATAATATGATGCCATTTGCAAGTTCCGGTGAAAGATCCAGGCCCGGTCCAAATAGAAGAGCTAAAGAGATTTCATTAATTACTGAAAAAGCTTTAGCGCCGGTTATTGATCTTTCTAAATTTCCGAACGCAGTTGTTGATGTTTTTGTTGAATTACCGCAATGTGATGCAGGTTCAAGGTGCGCTGGTATCTGCGCAGCTTCAATGGCGCTTGCAGACGCGGGGATTGCAATGAAAGATTTAGTTGCTGCTGTTGCAGTAGGGAGAGTTGAAGACCAAATATTGGTAGATCTTAACTACATCGAAGATTCATACGAAGGCGGAACTGATTTGCCTTTGGCAATAATTCCAAGCACAGGACAGATCACATTATTACAAATGGATGGTGTGATGACTAAAGAACAGTTAAAAAAAGCGTTTGATTTAGCTACTGTAACTTGTAAACAAATTTACGAGATTCAAAAAGCAGCACTTAAAAATAAGTTTGGGGTGCAAGCACAATGA
- a CDS encoding RNA-binding protein gives MTQGILVKPKEVVVPGEILASGLDNLPGYGTYRNGENIHAGMLGLTSVEGRTIKLIPLAGKYIPKQGDVILAKVFDVTFSGWRAEINSAYSAMLSLKEGTTDFVERGADLTKYYTFEDYIVARITNVTSQNLVDLTMRGPGLRKLHEGRIISITSCKVPRVIGKKGSMVSMIKKATDCQITVGQNGWIWLAGKDASKEAIAEKTIKLIESKAHTSGLTEKVKNFLEKETGIKLEVEESE, from the coding sequence ATGACACAAGGAATATTAGTAAAACCAAAAGAAGTAGTTGTTCCCGGTGAAATATTAGCAAGTGGATTAGACAATTTACCTGGATACGGCACTTACAGAAACGGAGAAAATATCCATGCAGGAATGCTGGGATTAACTTCAGTAGAAGGAAGGACAATTAAGTTGATTCCTTTAGCAGGAAAATATATACCTAAACAAGGAGATGTAATTCTTGCTAAAGTGTTTGATGTAACATTTTCAGGGTGGAGAGCGGAAATAAACTCTGCATATTCTGCAATGCTTTCATTGAAAGAAGGCACAACTGATTTTGTTGAAAGGGGGGCAGATTTAACAAAGTATTACACATTTGAAGATTATATTGTAGCAAGAATCACAAATGTAACTAGTCAGAATCTTGTAGATTTAACTATGAGAGGTCCTGGTCTTAGAAAACTTCATGAAGGAAGAATCATTTCAATAACTTCTTGTAAAGTACCTAGAGTTATAGGTAAAAAAGGTTCAATGGTTAGCATGATTAAAAAAGCTACAGATTGCCAAATCACTGTCGGACAAAACGGTTGGATATGGTTGGCTGGCAAAGATGCTTCTAAAGAAGCTATAGCTGAAAAAACAATCAAATTAATTGAAAGCAAAGCACACACTTCAGGACTAACCGAAAAAGTTAAAAATTTTCTTGAAAAGGAAACTGGAATTAAGTTAGAAGTCGAGGAGAGTGAATAA
- a CDS encoding DUF357 domain-containing protein produces MNQDQITLEHIKKYFSVTKKAYDMAKGSGSRLNSEDMLLARNDFLDMISRYITDAEHFNSLGNIVDAFAALNYAHGWLDAGARLGLFDVHDSTLFTVDDAE; encoded by the coding sequence ATGAATCAAGATCAAATTACATTAGAACACATTAAGAAATATTTCTCAGTTACTAAGAAAGCCTATGACATGGCAAAAGGCTCAGGCTCTCGACTGAATAGTGAAGACATGTTATTGGCGCGCAATGATTTTCTTGATATGATATCTCGTTATATTACAGACGCAGAACATTTTAATTCACTTGGCAATATTGTGGATGCGTTTGCCGCGCTTAATTATGCGCATGGCTGGCTTGATGCTGGCGCCAGGTTGGGGTTATTTGATGTGCATGATAGTACTCTTTTTACAGTTGATGATGCGGAATAA
- a CDS encoding archaeal proteasome endopeptidase complex subunit alpha, which produces MQSNQQTQHQMMGYDRAAVMFSPDGRLLQVEYARKMVRQGSTAIGMVCKDGVILVADKRLVDKLIIPEAVEKIWNIDSHIGATAAGMVSDARVLIERAQVRAQQNKVTYDSPIDILTIVKDICDLKQLCTQSGGLRPFGVSTLIIGVDETGPVLYETDPAGIYFRYRAKAIGDVEPEIEEILYSEYSNDITIEDGFRLAINSLSKVLGKELSSERLDAAYIKTENREFVRLTPLQIEKMLKGTKKK; this is translated from the coding sequence ATGCAATCAAACCAACAAACACAACATCAAATGATGGGGTATGATAGGGCAGCGGTTATGTTCAGTCCGGATGGAAGATTATTACAGGTTGAATATGCAAGAAAAATGGTCAGGCAGGGTTCTACTGCAATCGGAATGGTATGTAAAGACGGAGTAATACTTGTAGCTGATAAAAGGTTAGTTGATAAATTAATAATTCCTGAAGCTGTTGAAAAGATATGGAACATCGATTCTCACATTGGTGCGACTGCAGCAGGAATGGTGTCTGATGCAAGAGTGCTCATTGAAAGGGCGCAAGTAAGGGCCCAACAAAATAAGGTAACATATGATTCTCCTATAGACATTCTTACAATCGTAAAAGATATATGTGATTTAAAACAGTTATGCACCCAATCCGGGGGTTTGAGGCCTTTTGGAGTTTCAACTTTAATAATTGGGGTTGATGAAACAGGGCCGGTTTTATATGAAACTGATCCTGCAGGAATTTATTTTAGGTATAGAGCTAAAGCAATAGGCGATGTTGAACCTGAAATTGAGGAGATTTTGTACAGTGAATATTCAAATGACATTACAATTGAAGATGGATTCAGGCTGGCAATTAATTCTTTAAGCAAAGTTTTAGGTAAAGAATTATCAAGCGAAAGATTAGATGCAGCATACATAAAGACTGAAAATCGAGAGTTTGTAAGGTTAACACCATTACAAATTGAAAAAATGCTAAAAGGAACTAAAAAGAAGTGA
- a CDS encoding exosome complex protein Rrp42 — MKNHIIKLLNQGIRLDGRKLEEFRQPLTVEKGSFPQAEGSARVKIGNTDVIVGIKLETMVPYPDQPGQGSIMVGAELLPMASPDFESGPPSTDSIELARVVDRGIRESGALDFKKLCITEGEKVWMITIDIVPVNADGNLFDAASLGAIAALQDVKFPVIDDNGKIDYKHKTNKGLPLNKVPIEVTVYKIGKDFLIDPSRDEEKFVDARLTIATLEDGTVSAFQKGGNDALTQEEIFNAIDIAVAKGKELRKLL; from the coding sequence ATGAAAAATCACATCATAAAATTATTAAACCAAGGGATAAGATTGGATGGTAGAAAATTAGAAGAATTCAGACAACCACTAACAGTAGAGAAAGGATCATTTCCGCAAGCAGAAGGTTCTGCAAGAGTAAAAATTGGAAATACTGATGTTATTGTAGGAATTAAACTTGAAACAATGGTGCCATACCCTGATCAGCCAGGTCAAGGTTCTATCATGGTTGGGGCAGAGTTATTGCCTATGGCAAGTCCTGATTTTGAATCTGGTCCGCCATCAACCGACTCAATTGAGTTAGCAAGAGTAGTTGACAGGGGCATTAGAGAATCTGGGGCTTTAGATTTTAAAAAGCTTTGTATCACCGAAGGTGAAAAAGTTTGGATGATAACTATCGACATAGTGCCAGTTAATGCTGACGGCAACTTGTTTGATGCGGCGTCATTAGGGGCAATTGCGGCTTTGCAGGATGTAAAATTTCCTGTAATTGATGATAATGGCAAAATTGATTACAAACATAAGACTAATAAAGGATTACCATTAAACAAAGTTCCAATTGAAGTTACAGTTTATAAGATTGGGAAAGATTTCCTTATTGACCCATCAAGAGATGAAGAAAAATTTGTTGATGCAAGATTAACAATTGCAACACTTGAAGATGGCACTGTTAGCGCATTTCAAAAAGGGGGAAATGACGCATTAACGCAAGAAGAAATCTTTAACGCAATCGATATTGCTGTTGCTAAAGGAAAGGAACTTAGAAAATTGTTATGA
- a CDS encoding ribosome assembly factor SBDS: protein MQKGQEIFSKDEPEHFHLARLKKGGERFEVSIDADKAMEFLEGKDIEIRDVLLTDNIFKDAKRGMKASEHLLKELFKTDDVYKIGEVILREGEIQLTQEYRAKIREQKRRQIIQHIHNNGIDGRTNAPIPIERIENALEQENIKIEEYKSAEDQVNRVIKDLQKVIPIKLEIKELKIRFSKKYAVKAPSFLRRIATVLKEDWNNDGSLTCVVQTPAGLMNDLIDQVNSFSHGDVQVDIV, encoded by the coding sequence ATGCAAAAAGGACAAGAAATATTTTCAAAGGATGAACCAGAACATTTTCATTTGGCAAGGCTAAAGAAAGGGGGAGAAAGGTTTGAAGTATCAATTGATGCTGATAAAGCTATGGAATTTCTTGAGGGAAAGGATATTGAGATTAGGGATGTACTGCTCACTGACAACATTTTTAAAGATGCAAAACGGGGAATGAAAGCATCTGAACATTTACTTAAGGAACTTTTCAAAACCGATGATGTTTATAAGATTGGAGAGGTAATTTTAAGAGAAGGCGAAATACAACTTACGCAAGAGTATAGGGCAAAAATAAGAGAGCAAAAGAGGCGGCAGATAATACAGCATATACATAACAATGGAATTGACGGCAGAACAAATGCGCCAATCCCAATTGAACGGATAGAAAATGCGCTTGAACAAGAAAACATTAAAATTGAAGAGTATAAAAGCGCAGAAGATCAAGTTAACAGAGTAATAAAAGATTTACAAAAAGTTATACCTATTAAACTTGAGATTAAAGAACTCAAAATTCGGTTTAGTAAAAAATATGCGGTAAAAGCTCCATCTTTTTTAAGAAGAATTGCTACAGTTTTAAAAGAAGACTGGAACAATGATGGTTCTCTTACATGCGTGGTGCAAACTCCTGCAGGGTTAATGAATGATTTGATTGACCAGGTAAATTCGTTTTCACATGGGGATGTTCAGGTGGATATAGTTTAG
- a CDS encoding ZPR1 zinc finger domain-containing protein codes for MDETGEILKGEKCPICSENALTLIEQEVEVPYFNKMYIFSMSCSACKYHKSDIEAIETHEPSKFTIEINSEEDLKIRVVKSAQATVKIPRIMTIESGPSSNGYITNIEGVINRVMNMIESVRDNEEDQDKKKKAKNLLKKLNKVLWGQEPLKIIIEDPTGNSAIISDKAVKSKL; via the coding sequence ATGGATGAAACTGGTGAAATTTTGAAAGGGGAAAAATGTCCGATTTGTAGTGAAAATGCATTAACCCTTATAGAACAAGAAGTTGAAGTACCTTATTTTAATAAGATGTATATTTTTTCGATGAGTTGCAGCGCATGTAAATACCACAAATCTGATATTGAAGCAATTGAGACTCATGAACCTTCTAAATTTACTATTGAAATTAATAGTGAAGAAGATCTAAAAATTAGGGTTGTTAAATCTGCGCAAGCAACTGTAAAAATTCCTCGAATTATGACAATTGAATCTGGACCTAGTTCAAATGGCTATATAACTAACATTGAAGGAGTAATCAATCGAGTTATGAATATGATTGAAAGCGTACGTGACAATGAAGAAGACCAAGATAAAAAGAAAAAAGCTAAAAATTTATTAAAAAAACTTAATAAAGTATTATGGGGTCAAGAACCATTAAAAATTATTATTGAAGATCCTACGGGAAATAGCGCAATTATTTCTGATAAAGCTGTAAAAAGTAAGTTATGA
- a CDS encoding Lrp/AsnC family transcriptional regulator, which yields MEHKLDKKDLQILEILKNNSEYTTREIARKTLLPVTTIHNRIKKMRKTGVIKKYTIEPDYKKINKGFLVYVLITANLSALKEKKRTQYDLADEIKKFHFVEKVDITTGGADLVVVIRVKDVEEFNKVLLGKLQLVEGIDNTRSLISIYQK from the coding sequence ATGGAACACAAATTAGACAAAAAAGATCTACAAATTTTAGAGATTTTAAAAAATAATTCTGAATATACGACCAGGGAAATTGCTAGAAAAACATTATTGCCAGTTACTACTATACACAACAGGATTAAAAAAATGAGAAAAACTGGAGTTATTAAAAAATATACAATAGAGCCGGATTACAAGAAGATAAATAAAGGGTTTTTAGTCTATGTATTAATTACTGCCAATTTATCTGCGCTGAAAGAAAAAAAAAGAACGCAATATGATTTGGCGGATGAAATTAAAAAGTTTCATTTTGTTGAAAAAGTAGACATAACAACGGGGGGGGCAGATTTAGTTGTTGTAATTAGGGTTAAAGATGTGGAAGAATTCAATAAGGTATTACTTGGAAAATTACAATTAGTGGAAGGCATAGACAATACCAGATCATTAATTTCCATATATCAAAAATAG
- a CDS encoding cell division protein SepF has protein sequence MGFFSQLKESLGGTFSTEVLEEPEELVDDYVELAPESFGKNNEKVQVRPFIIEDFEGVRDILDSLRVGNTIALINIKPLKDKDIVELKRAINKIKKTCDAIGGDVAGFGDDWICVTPAFANIYRTQKTEKLD, from the coding sequence ATGGGATTTTTTTCACAGTTAAAAGAAAGTTTAGGGGGAACATTTAGTACAGAAGTATTAGAAGAACCAGAGGAATTAGTAGATGATTATGTAGAACTTGCGCCAGAATCTTTTGGGAAAAATAATGAAAAGGTACAAGTACGGCCATTTATTATTGAAGATTTTGAAGGCGTGCGTGATATTTTAGATTCATTAAGAGTTGGTAATACTATTGCGCTTATTAATATTAAACCTTTAAAAGATAAAGATATTGTTGAGCTTAAAAGAGCAATTAATAAGATTAAAAAAACCTGCGATGCTATTGGGGGAGATGTAGCAGGATTTGGTGATGACTGGATTTGTGTAACGCCTGCTTTTGCAAATATTTACAGAACGCAAAAAACCGAAAAATTAGATTAA
- a CDS encoding DNA-directed RNA polymerase subunit K, with the protein MEKETMTKYEKARIIGSRALQLSMGAPFTLKLKKSDLESIKYNPVEIAKMEFQKGTLPITVRRPMPKRA; encoded by the coding sequence ATGGAAAAAGAAACAATGACTAAGTACGAAAAAGCGCGTATTATTGGTAGTAGAGCTTTACAGCTTTCAATGGGGGCGCCGTTTACTCTAAAACTTAAGAAAAGTGATTTAGAGAGTATAAAGTATAACCCTGTAGAAATTGCCAAAATGGAATTTCAGAAAGGCACTTTGCCAATAACAGTGAGAAGACCTATGCCTAAAAGGGCATAG
- a CDS encoding CpaF family protein, translating into MKEIDSYQIDADGILVDVNISQGEEDFVPSYEISILNISKATSVILEKIRQKFVSEVNVGTIEISGFEGMQKVKEKFKEEMELLLKKLFPNINNENLKLLTTYLIQQDLGLGHLEILLKDVNLEEVVVNSAKEPIWVYHKIHGWLKTNVRLESEEQIRHYSTMIGKDVGKQITILSPLMDAHLLTGDRVNATLNPISNFGNTITIRKFAARPWTITDFLKANTISYEAAALIWLAIQNEMSVLIAGGTGSGKTSMLNVLCNFLPPNQRIISIEDTRELKLPTTLHWVPMETRQPNPEGKGEVSMLDLVVNSLRMRPDRILVGEIRRQKEAEVLFEAMHTGHSVYGTIHANNARETVTRLTNPPIDVPKLMLPALNLILVQNRNRRTGKRRTLQIAEIMPDGDPNVIMQYDAQKDMMFPKNKSKTLYETLNLYTGMSEKDIDDDLKEKISILKDLVNRNINDINQIGLILAKYYLNSVKEAKQKKSYNELHVKKASDKDNNELQNDKDNTKLQKKVVSKKSKQK; encoded by the coding sequence TTGAAAGAAATTGATTCTTATCAAATCGATGCAGATGGTATTTTAGTTGATGTAAATATAAGTCAAGGCGAAGAGGATTTTGTGCCGAGTTATGAAATTTCTATTTTAAATATTAGCAAAGCTACAAGCGTCATACTTGAAAAAATAAGACAAAAATTTGTTTCTGAGGTTAATGTTGGAACTATTGAAATTAGCGGTTTTGAAGGTATGCAAAAAGTTAAAGAAAAATTTAAAGAAGAAATGGAATTGCTCCTTAAAAAACTTTTTCCTAACATTAATAATGAAAATTTAAAATTACTAACTACTTACCTGATTCAGCAAGATTTGGGGTTGGGTCATTTAGAAATTTTATTGAAAGATGTTAATTTGGAAGAAGTAGTTGTGAATAGCGCAAAAGAACCAATATGGGTTTATCACAAGATTCACGGATGGCTGAAAACTAATGTTCGGCTTGAATCTGAAGAACAGATAAGGCATTATTCTACTATGATAGGGAAAGACGTGGGCAAACAAATTACAATCCTCTCGCCATTAATGGACGCGCATCTATTAACGGGTGACAGGGTTAATGCGACACTTAACCCTATCTCGAATTTTGGCAATACAATTACCATCAGAAAATTTGCAGCCAGGCCATGGACAATTACTGATTTTTTAAAGGCAAATACTATATCCTATGAAGCAGCAGCTTTAATTTGGTTAGCGATACAAAACGAAATGTCAGTATTGATTGCTGGCGGAACTGGTTCAGGTAAAACATCTATGCTTAATGTGTTATGTAATTTTTTACCGCCCAATCAGAGAATTATTTCCATTGAGGATACTAGAGAGTTAAAATTGCCAACAACTTTACATTGGGTGCCAATGGAAACCAGGCAACCTAATCCGGAGGGAAAAGGTGAAGTTTCTATGCTGGACCTAGTAGTTAATTCTTTAAGGATGAGACCGGACAGGATATTAGTGGGAGAGATTAGAAGACAAAAAGAAGCTGAAGTATTGTTTGAAGCAATGCATACAGGCCATTCGGTGTACGGCACAATCCACGCTAATAATGCGCGTGAAACAGTGACAAGGCTAACAAATCCTCCGATTGATGTTCCAAAATTAATGCTGCCTGCTTTAAACTTAATACTTGTGCAAAACAGGAACAGGCGTACTGGCAAAAGAAGAACTCTGCAAATTGCAGAGATTATGCCTGATGGAGATCCCAATGTGATTATGCAGTATGATGCTCAAAAAGATATGATGTTCCCTAAAAATAAGTCTAAAACTTTATACGAAACTCTTAACCTTTACACAGGAATGAGTGAAAAGGATATCGATGATGATTTAAAAGAAAAAATAAGCATATTAAAAGATTTAGTCAATAGGAACATTAATGATATTAATCAGATTGGTTTAATTCTAGCTAAATATTATTTAAATAGTGTAAAAGAAGCCAAACAAAAAAAATCGTACAATGAATTACATGTAAAAAAAGCTTCTGATAAAGATAATAATGAATTGCAGAATGATAAGGATAATACAAAACTGCAA